The genomic segment ATTCGCGCTCTTTATCAAATTTATTTTCCAATCCCGATGCCAGTTTTTCAATTGTTTCTCACGGTCGATGGCATCGGTAATTTTATCAAAAGCTTCATAATACACAAGATATTTACATTTGTATTTCCTGTAGAGGGTGGACTGAGTAAAATTTGTCAGAATGTACACGTATCCTTTTGGCATAAACATTCCCTTTTCTTGCTACGCCAATGTCATGCCGAACTTGTTTCGGCATCTTTCTTTCACTTTTTCACCGTCACCCGGAAATCGCTCAGCGCCGCCATAGCCGGAAGATCCACCGTTCTCCCGCCGATATCCAGGGGATACTTGTACTGCGCCCCGGATGCAGCGATACGGAATTCGGTTTTGCCCGCTCCCGGAAGAGAAAGAC from the Candidatus Latescibacter sp. genome contains:
- a CDS encoding GIY-YIG nuclease family protein, whose protein sequence is MPKGYVYILTNFTQSTLYRKYKCKYLVYYEAFDKITDAIDREKQLKNWHRDWKINLIKSANPNMLDLSDEVF